The proteins below come from a single Tenuifilum thalassicum genomic window:
- a CDS encoding xanthine dehydrogenase molybdopterin binding subunit produces MMKNIDTIGHVTGKSVYLDDIPTIAGTLHAAIVGSALAHAKIININFDEAAKIDGVERIILHSDIPGENQIGSIIEDETLLAEHEVHYQGQPIAIVVAKTERIARKAASLVKIDYKELEPVTDPREAKEKGLLLIPPRTFRMGNTDSAWSNCKYIIEDRVDIGGQEHLYIETQGAYVYNVEGGYIKVHSSTQGPTAVQKTISRILGIPMHMVEVDVVRLGGGFGGKEDQASGFAAMAALATYVTGKPVKLVLPRHDDMRMTGKRHPYSADFKIGLSDDLKIVAFETTMYQNGGAAADLSPAIMERTLFHSTGSYFIPNTRVTVYSCKTNLPPNTAFRGFGGPQGMFVIESAIAKAAEQIGVDTIEIQKANLLNESDEFQYGQKAENVNARKSFELAYEKFDFENLKKSVENYNKINKYSKRGMAVMPLCFGISFTNTSMNQARALVHIYQDGSVSISTGAIEMGQGVNTKLAQVASIVLGIDIKRIKVHSTNTSRVANTSPTAASSGADLNGNAVRIATSALKKRLIKVAAEELGFNEDELNIENEVITHNGNPTQLHWQNLVKSAHLKRVALSENGHYATPIIHFDKTKEKGHPFAYHVYGTAIITTTVDCIRGTYTIDDVHIVHDFGNSINPTIDLGQVEGAVVQGIGWLTMEELVFDKKGKLLSNSLSTYKVPDIFFAPKTIECIPLPTNGPDLAVLRSKAIGEPPFMYGIAAYFAIQNAIKAFNPKHTLKFDSPLTPEKVLMQLYE; encoded by the coding sequence ATGATGAAAAATATCGATACTATAGGTCACGTTACAGGAAAATCGGTTTACCTTGATGATATTCCTACAATAGCAGGCACGCTCCATGCTGCAATAGTAGGCTCGGCTTTGGCACATGCCAAAATCATCAATATAAATTTTGATGAAGCTGCTAAAATTGATGGTGTTGAGAGGATTATTTTACATTCCGACATACCAGGCGAGAATCAGATAGGCAGCATTATTGAAGATGAAACACTACTTGCCGAACATGAAGTTCATTACCAGGGACAACCCATTGCCATTGTGGTTGCTAAAACAGAACGAATAGCTCGTAAAGCTGCAAGCTTAGTTAAAATAGATTACAAGGAGCTTGAGCCAGTTACCGACCCGCGCGAAGCGAAGGAGAAAGGTTTGCTCCTAATTCCACCCCGAACCTTTAGAATGGGAAATACCGATAGCGCCTGGAGTAATTGCAAGTATATTATTGAAGACCGTGTTGATATAGGCGGTCAAGAGCATCTTTACATTGAAACACAGGGCGCGTACGTCTATAACGTTGAAGGAGGATACATTAAGGTTCACTCATCAACCCAAGGACCTACTGCCGTTCAAAAAACCATTTCTAGGATTTTAGGTATCCCCATGCATATGGTGGAGGTTGATGTGGTTCGTCTTGGTGGTGGTTTTGGTGGTAAGGAAGACCAAGCATCGGGATTTGCAGCAATGGCTGCGCTTGCAACATATGTTACTGGTAAACCGGTAAAACTAGTTTTACCCCGCCACGATGACATGCGTATGACCGGAAAGCGCCACCCTTACAGCGCTGACTTTAAGATTGGCCTATCGGACGATTTAAAAATTGTTGCATTTGAAACAACCATGTATCAAAATGGCGGTGCAGCTGCCGATTTATCGCCCGCAATAATGGAGCGCACCCTCTTCCATTCCACTGGTTCGTATTTTATCCCCAACACACGTGTAACCGTATATAGCTGCAAAACGAACCTACCTCCTAATACTGCTTTTAGAGGTTTTGGTGGCCCGCAGGGAATGTTCGTAATTGAAAGTGCCATTGCAAAAGCTGCTGAGCAAATTGGAGTTGATACCATTGAAATTCAAAAAGCCAACCTGCTCAATGAGAGCGATGAATTTCAGTATGGGCAGAAGGCCGAGAATGTTAACGCCCGCAAAAGCTTTGAACTAGCTTACGAAAAGTTTGATTTTGAAAATCTTAAAAAGTCGGTTGAGAACTACAATAAAATTAACAAGTACAGCAAGCGGGGAATGGCTGTAATGCCTCTATGCTTTGGCATTTCGTTTACCAACACATCAATGAATCAGGCTCGTGCGTTGGTTCATATATATCAGGATGGGAGTGTATCGATTAGCACTGGTGCTATAGAAATGGGACAAGGAGTTAACACCAAGCTTGCACAGGTTGCCTCCATAGTTCTTGGAATTGATATTAAAAGGATTAAGGTACACTCAACCAACACAAGCAGAGTTGCCAACACCTCACCTACCGCTGCAAGTAGTGGTGCCGACCTAAACGGTAATGCAGTCCGAATAGCCACCTCTGCCCTTAAAAAACGATTGATCAAGGTTGCAGCTGAGGAACTAGGTTTTAACGAGGATGAGCTAAATATCGAGAACGAGGTTATTACTCACAACGGGAACCCCACACAGCTTCATTGGCAAAACCTTGTAAAATCAGCTCATCTAAAACGAGTTGCTCTTTCCGAGAATGGTCACTATGCTACCCCAATTATTCACTTCGACAAGACAAAAGAGAAAGGGCACCCATTTGCCTACCATGTTTATGGAACTGCTATAATTACTACAACTGTCGATTGCATTAGAGGTACTTACACCATAGATGATGTACATATTGTTCATGATTTTGGCAATAGCATAAACCCCACTATCGATTTAGGCCAAGTTGAAGGTGCTGTTGTTCAAGGTATTGGCTGGCTTACCATGGAAGAGCTGGTTTTCGATAAAAAAGGCAAATTGCTCTCAAATAGCCTATCAACCTACAAGGTACCCGACATCTTTTTTGCTCCAAAAACCATTGAATGCATTCCTCTCCCTACCAATGGCCCCGATTTGGCCGTTCTACGTTCAAAAGCCATTGGCGAACCGCCCTTCATGTATGGTATTGCAGCCTACTTCGCCATTCAAAACGCCATAAAAGCCTTTAATCCCAAACACACGCTCAAATTTGATTCCCCATTGACTCCAGAGAAGGTGCTAATGCAGCTTTATGAATAG
- a CDS encoding DNA polymerase III subunit gamma/tau: MENFVVSARKYRPTTFRSVVGQSSITTTLKNAIQRKQLAQAYLFCGPRGVGKTTCARIFAKTINCQNLTSELEACNECESCKSFNSNRSYNIHELDAASNNSVEDIRKLIEQVRIPPQIGKYSVYIIDEVHMLSQSAFNAFLKTLEEPPAHAIFIMATTEKHKILPTILSRCQIFDFNRIRVEDTVKYLEYIANTEGVEYEVEALNIIAQKADGAMRDALSIYDQVVSFSNNHITYQKVIENLNVLDYQYYFRLTENFLKGDFADSLQIFDELLSKGFDAQQFITGLSLHLRNVLVCHDPKTVPLLEVGAAIADKYKEMAKACSSSFLIEALEVTNQFDVAFRQSPNQRLHVELMLIKLCGLNQKKKSNEGQLEDEVEESDFTQPKSKATSVSNKTKPSAQTRKPPIKTTSIKKALNSTPSENPYQNSKTEEKVEEEIVPTSTRSKPLSAEEVLNAWESYAASIEKSKPAHFSLMQTYKPKLKDDNTIIVGFEGQIQIELFSEIKKDVITYFKKQLGTLNINITEEIVEAVEENGKPRLYTPDDKFRFMAERNPTLIRFKQQLNLDFE; this comes from the coding sequence ATGGAAAACTTTGTAGTATCGGCTCGGAAATACAGACCGACAACATTCCGAAGTGTGGTTGGACAATCGTCAATTACAACCACCTTAAAGAATGCTATTCAGCGTAAGCAACTTGCACAAGCCTACCTTTTTTGCGGTCCACGTGGTGTTGGGAAAACAACATGTGCACGTATATTTGCCAAAACCATCAACTGCCAAAACCTTACATCTGAACTTGAGGCTTGTAACGAGTGCGAAAGTTGTAAGTCATTTAACTCCAACCGGTCATACAATATCCATGAGCTCGATGCAGCATCAAACAACTCGGTAGAGGATATCCGCAAGCTCATTGAGCAGGTTCGCATCCCTCCCCAAATTGGTAAGTATAGCGTTTATATCATTGATGAGGTTCACATGCTATCGCAAAGCGCTTTTAACGCTTTCCTTAAAACCCTTGAAGAGCCACCCGCTCATGCCATTTTCATTATGGCTACTACCGAAAAGCACAAGATTTTGCCCACTATTCTTTCCCGATGCCAAATTTTCGACTTTAACCGTATTCGTGTTGAAGATACTGTTAAGTATTTAGAATATATAGCAAACACCGAAGGTGTTGAATACGAAGTTGAGGCGCTTAACATCATCGCCCAAAAGGCCGACGGGGCTATGCGCGATGCGCTTTCAATTTACGACCAAGTTGTTAGCTTTAGTAACAACCACATCACCTACCAAAAGGTTATAGAGAACCTTAACGTACTTGATTACCAGTACTATTTCCGCCTAACAGAAAACTTTCTTAAGGGCGATTTTGCCGACTCGCTTCAAATTTTCGACGAGTTGCTCTCTAAAGGCTTCGATGCCCAGCAGTTCATTACTGGACTAAGCTTACATCTGCGTAATGTGTTGGTTTGTCACGACCCCAAAACTGTACCTTTGCTTGAGGTTGGGGCTGCTATAGCCGACAAGTATAAGGAGATGGCCAAGGCCTGTTCTTCTTCATTTCTAATTGAAGCTCTTGAGGTCACCAACCAGTTTGACGTTGCCTTTCGGCAAAGTCCAAATCAACGCCTGCATGTTGAGCTGATGTTAATTAAGCTTTGTGGGCTTAATCAAAAAAAAAAATCTAACGAAGGTCAATTAGAAGATGAAGTAGAGGAGTCAGACTTCACTCAGCCTAAATCAAAGGCTACGTCGGTATCTAATAAAACAAAGCCATCTGCCCAAACCCGGAAACCACCAATTAAGACAACTTCAATTAAAAAGGCATTAAACTCAACGCCTTCCGAAAACCCGTATCAAAATTCAAAGACCGAAGAAAAGGTTGAAGAAGAGATTGTTCCAACCAGCACACGGTCAAAGCCTCTATCTGCCGAAGAGGTTCTAAATGCCTGGGAGTCCTATGCTGCTTCAATTGAAAAGAGTAAGCCTGCGCATTTTAGTCTTATGCAGACCTACAAACCAAAACTCAAAGACGATAATACCATTATTGTTGGATTTGAGGGGCAAATCCAAATTGAACTTTTCTCGGAGATTAAAAAAGATGTTATCACCTACTTTAAAAAACAGCTTGGCACCTTAAATATCAATATTACTGAAGAGATTGTAGAAGCTGTTGAAGAAAATGGCAAACCGCGACTTTACACACCCGACGACAAGTTCCGTTTTATGGCAGAACGCAACCCCACCCTTATTCGATTTAAGCAGCAGCTAAACCTTGACTTCGAATAG
- a CDS encoding ferritin — MNEKLQQVINEQINAEIWSAYLYLSMSAHFADAGLNGFANWFKVQWQEELSHAMKFFDYLIERGCKPELKPIKEVPTKWDSPLHAMEETLKHEKEVTRLINNLMDIAIEVKDHAAKSMLQWFVDEQVEEEANAQEIIDNLKLINGNGNGLFMMDRELKQRVFVDATKAE, encoded by the coding sequence ATGAACGAGAAATTACAACAAGTTATCAATGAGCAAATAAATGCCGAAATTTGGTCGGCATACCTTTACCTTTCCATGTCGGCACACTTTGCCGATGCAGGTTTAAACGGATTTGCAAACTGGTTCAAAGTACAATGGCAAGAAGAGCTATCGCATGCCATGAAATTTTTCGACTATTTAATTGAACGTGGCTGCAAGCCAGAGCTGAAACCAATTAAAGAAGTTCCAACTAAATGGGATTCCCCGTTACATGCTATGGAAGAAACCCTTAAGCACGAAAAAGAGGTTACCCGTTTAATAAACAATCTTATGGACATTGCCATTGAGGTTAAGGACCATGCAGCAAAAAGCATGCTTCAATGGTTTGTTGACGAACAGGTTGAAGAGGAAGCTAATGCTCAAGAAATTATCGACAACCTAAAGCTAATAAATGGCAATGGTAATGGCCTATTTATGATGGACCGTGAACTAAAACAACGTGTTTTTGTCGATGCAACAAAAGCAGAATAA